The DNA region ATCGTTTCAGGGAGCCTGTTGTCATGGGAGAGGATCATTTCGCACTGGAATTCAGCTATGGGATCAGTGTCTTTCCCGACGATGGTGAGAGTATAGAGGAACTTATGAAAATCGCCGATGAGAGAATGTACGTGGATAAATTCAAGAAGAAGAGGGGGAAAGAAGATGACCGATAAACCAAAAAGGTACAAGATATTCATGGAAAGAAAAAAGAGGATTGCCCTCATAGCTCATGATAGAAGGAAGAAAGATCTTCTCGAGTGGGTGAGTTTCAATCTGGGAACACTCTCTCAGCATGAATTGTACGCCACCGGAACAACCGGTGCCCTCCTTCAGGAGAAACTCGGTCTCAAGGTGCACCGGCTGAAGAGTGGTCCACTCGGTGGTGATCAACAGATCGGCGCGATGATAGCAGAGGGAAAAATAGATGTGCTCATCTTCTTCTGGGATCCTCTGGAACCTCAGGCACACGATGTCGATGTGAAAGCACTCATCAGAATAGCGACAGTCTACAACATACCTGTTGCCATCACAAGATCAACAGCGGACTTTCTGATCTCCTCCCCCCTCATGAACGAGATGTACGAGAAGATCCAGATAGATTACGAGGAGGAGCTGGAGAGAAGGATCAGAAAGGTAGTTGAAGGTGAGGAGGATTAACCACACCCGGAGCAACCACTGCAATTTCCGCCACACGAGGAAGAACCACCTTGAACGGAAAAGGAGACTTTTCTATACACCCTCTCCTTTTCTTTTGAACTACATCGAGGACACCTCACCTCTTCCACTTTGCTGTAAGATGTAAACACCGTGTATTCTTCTCCACACTCCTTGCACCTGAAAGTGTAAGTGGGCATCGCCTCAGCCTCCCATTACGTAGTGTTTCCAGTAGTTTCTCAGGAATATCAGGAAAGGAAGGGCTATGAGTACACCACCAAAGCTGAAAAGATCACCGAATATGAGTATGGTGATCAGGATTATGAACCAGTGAATATTCAGAGCGTTGCTCTGTATCCTAGGTGCCAGCACCCACATCTCCAGCTGGTTTGCCACCACAAGGATGATCGTTCCTATCAAGATCCCGTTCAATCCGTGCACAGAAAAGGAAAGCATCAAAAGAGGAATAGCTGAGATCACAACTCCCAGGTATGGAACAAAATCGGTTATGAACGCAAGCATTCCGAGGAAAAAGGCGCTTGGTATCCTGCACAAAAAGGCACCAACTCCCACAAAAACTCCCACGAAAATCGCAACGAGCACTTGACCACCCACGAATCGTTCAAACTCCCTGTAGACTTCTCTCATGAAACGCTTCCCATCCTCTGGATCTCTTGGGAAGAGATAATGTACATTGTCTCCGATGAGTCTCTTGAGTGATGAGACAATGAGCGAGGTGATGACAACAATAATGGCGGCCGTCACGAGAGATGGTACGTACCCGATGAGTCTGTTCACAAGTGAAAGTGCTCCCTCAGAGAACGAGGCACTGAGGTTGTTGAGAATGGAAGATATCCAGCTTGGTATCTTGAGCTCTTCGAGGCTCGATCTTATCGTGTTGATTTCAGAGAGAACCCTCTGAGCCTCTTTTATGACAACAGGAAAGAAGTTGACAGCAGAGTAAGTTATCATCAGAAAGATCACAACGTTCGAGATCAACCTTGGAAGGAAAGATGGCCTCTTCACTAGTAGGCCAAGGAATCTTGTCACGTAGTCGACGATGATCGATAGGTACAGCCCCATTACCAGGGCGGTTATAATGAAAGGAGAGAGCTTTGCAAGGATCAAGAACAACACCAGGTAGGCGAGAGCAGAATGCTCGTTTTTCATTTTTTCACTCCTTTCGATACCATTCTATCAGAGGTGGGGTCTATGGAAGCTATGAAGGGACTTCTCATACTGTTTGTTCTGATTAGTCACGCAGTGGTGAGTGTCTACAGGGATCTGACGTTCCTTCTTCCAGTTCTTCGGTTTGTGAGTCCG from Thermotoga sp. includes:
- a CDS encoding methylglyoxal synthase translates to MTDKPKRYKIFMERKKRIALIAHDRRKKDLLEWVSFNLGTLSQHELYATGTTGALLQEKLGLKVHRLKSGPLGGDQQIGAMIAEGKIDVLIFFWDPLEPQAHDVDVKALIRIATVYNIPVAITRSTADFLISSPLMNEMYEKIQIDYEEELERRIRKVVEGEED
- a CDS encoding FmdB family zinc ribbon protein → MPTYTFRCKECGEEYTVFTSYSKVEEVRCPRCSSKEKERVYRKVSFSVQGGSSSCGGNCSGCSGCG
- a CDS encoding AI-2E family transporter → MKNEHSALAYLVLFLILAKLSPFIITALVMGLYLSIIVDYVTRFLGLLVKRPSFLPRLISNVVIFLMITYSAVNFFPVVIKEAQRVLSEINTIRSSLEELKIPSWISSILNNLSASFSEGALSLVNRLIGYVPSLVTAAIIVVITSLIVSSLKRLIGDNVHYLFPRDPEDGKRFMREVYREFERFVGGQVLVAIFVGVFVGVGAFLCRIPSAFFLGMLAFITDFVPYLGVVISAIPLLMLSFSVHGLNGILIGTIILVVANQLEMWVLAPRIQSNALNIHWFIILITILIFGDLFSFGGVLIALPFLIFLRNYWKHYVMGG